The following coding sequences lie in one Notolabrus celidotus isolate fNotCel1 chromosome 20, fNotCel1.pri, whole genome shotgun sequence genomic window:
- the nog1 gene encoding noggin-1: MDQPQQCVAMYLLVLSLGLLMDRGICQHYYLLRPIPSDSLPLVDLKEDPDPVFDPKERDLNETELKSVLGEFDSRFLSVLTPVEDKFTGNDELEDFDIQKPGGVLPKEIRAVDFDVQFGKKHKPSKKLKRRLQQWLWAYSFCPVVYTWTDLGNRFWPRFVRVGSCLSKRSCSVPEGMVCKPANSTHLTVLRWRCVQRKGGLKCAWIPVQYPIITDCKCSCSS; encoded by the coding sequence ATGGATCAACCTCAGCAGTGTGTGGCCATGTACTTACTCGTGCTCTCCCTCGGACTTCTGATGGACAGGGGGATTTGTCAGCACTACTACCTCCTGCGCCCCATCCCGAGTGACAGCCTGCCGCTGGTGGATTTAAAAGAAGACCCGGACCCGGTGTTTGACCCCAAGGAGCGGGATCTTAACGAGACAGAACTGAAGAGCGTGCTCGGGGAGTTTGACAGCCGCTTTTTGTCCGTTTTGACCCCCGTGGAGGACAAATTCACCGGGAACGATGAGCTGGAGGACTTTGACATCCAGAAACCCGGTGGAGTACTCCCGAAGGAGATCCGAGCTGTGGATTTCGATGTCCAGTTCGGCAAGAAGCACAAGCCGAGTAAGAAACTGAAGCGGCGGCTGCAGCAGTGGCTGTGGGCGTACTCGTTCTGCCCGGTCGTGTACACGTGGACCGACCTGGGGAACAGGTTCTGGCCGCGGTTCGTACGCGTGGGCAGCTGCCTCAGCAAGAGGTCGTGTTCAGTGCCGGAGGGGATGGTGTGCAAGCCCGCGAACTCGACCCACCTGACGGTTCTCAGATGGAGGTGCGTGCAGAGGAAAGGGGGACTGAAATGCGCGTGGATACCGGTGCAGTATCCCATAATCACAGACTGCAAATGCTCCTGTTCGagttga